One Festucalex cinctus isolate MCC-2025b chromosome 3, RoL_Fcin_1.0, whole genome shotgun sequence DNA window includes the following coding sequences:
- the polg gene encoding DNA polymerase subunit gamma-1, giving the protein MLRVTLKVICCPMHRSVISKKGICLRTCSTKPHSVQAEDSGETRLNPLNIQMLSRNLHEQIFRGLVPEYREENVERGVRHLQKHQLWGKETSLLHEVELKLPKMYGDNIDEHFRVLAQKQSLPYLEAAAELQQAELPPMPQEWAWQVGWTRYGSNGECHRVDFPDETSLVFDVEVCMAEGQCPTLAVALSPTHWYSWCSKRLIEERYSWSNQLILADLIPLETPMNSVRPPGGQWKERLIVGHNVSFDRSHIKEQYLLKGSRMRFMDTMSLHMAISGLTGFQRTLWMANKMGKKLGLQEVSQHMKKVGQKRDGPKIGFWDWVNISSINNLADVHALYVGGPPIQKEIRETFVKGSMVDVRNNLQELMRYCASDVQATHEIFIEQLPLFMERCPHPVTFAGMLEMGVSYLPVNHNWGRYLEDSQDIYEELQREMKKSLMTLADDACQLLEDEKFKNDPWLWDLEWDVQEFKLKKLPASKKKQSKKEVESQTAAPVADWMEDAGPPSEEDTAAGPSPSRLAVDKLKETMNRLPKRKQHLPGHPGSDIQQWYRKLCEKMSTDSWSPGANLISLQMRVTPKLMGLTWDGFPLHYTEKHGWGYLVPGRRDNLDSLEENIRPALCPYREIERVYREYCDQNCKEGPEYLDGAPSDDLMWTDSAVWAKVEEYGSMERLTEEHEVKAVTNRKHQLTRKSHLVPEERHCHYHQGIGPYNDIDIPGCWFFKLPHKDGNQNNVGSPFSKDFLPKMEDGTLRAGRGGTNATRALEINKMMSFWRNAHKRIRHKEFDEEGQYGAILPQVVTAGTVTRRAVEPTWLTASNARRDRVGSELKAMVQAPPGYHLVGADVDSQELWIAAVLGEAHFAGMHGCTAFGWMTLQGKKSQATDLHSRTADAVGISREHAKVFNYGRIYGAGQPFAERLLMQFNHRLSQAEAASKARQMYALTKGLRRYELSDEGEWLVSELGMEVEREEDGSVSLEELRKISRLASQSSRRRKWDLVGKRMWSGGTESDMFNKLESIAHSAQPATPVLGCRISRALEPMAVKDEFITSRVNWVVQSSAVDYLHLMLVAMRWLFEEHDIDGRFCISIHDEVRYLVRSEDRYRAALALQITNLLTRSMFAHALGMRDLPQSVAFFSAVDIDTCLRKEVTMDCVTPSNPAGVERKYGIPPGEPFVVCYKLSAVLVECSHMAK; this is encoded by the exons ATGCTGCGTGTGACGCTGAAAGTGATCTGCTGTCCCATGCACAGATCTGTCATCTCCAAAAAAGGGATATGTTTGCGCACCTGCTCCACAAAGCCCCACTCAGTACAAGCCGAGGATTCTGGGGAGACCCGCCTAAACCCCCTTAATATCCAGATGCTGTCAAGAAACCTCCATGAGCAGATCTTTCGAGGGCTGGTGCCAGAGTACCGAGAAGAAAATGTGGAACGCGGTGTACGGCACCTGCAGAAGCATCAGCTGTGGGGGAAAGAAACGTCACTTTTACACGAAGTGGAGCTGAAGCTTCCCAAAATGTATGGAGACAATATTGACGAACACTTCCGTGTTTTGGCCCAGAAGCAGAGTCTTCCCTACCTGGAAGCTGCGGCTGAGCTGCAGCAAGCAGAACTTCCTCCTATGCCTCAGGAGTGGGCATGGCAGGTTGGCTGGACACGCTACGGGTCCAACGGGGAGTGTCACAGGGTTGATTTCCCAGATGAGACATCACTTGTGTTTGATGTAGAGGTGTGCATGGCAGAGGGACAGTGTCCAACATTGGCAGTTGCTTTGTCTCCAACACACtg GTACTCTTGGTGCAGCAAACGTCTCATCGAAGAGCGCTACTCCTGGTCAAACCAGCTCATCCTCGCTGACCTCATCCCATTGGAGACACCAATGAACTCTGTCCGTCCACCAGGTGGTCAGTGGAAGGAACGGCTCATTGTGGGCCACAATGTCAGTTTTGACCGATCTCACATCAAGGAGCAATACTTATTAAAG GGTTCTAGGATGCGCTTCATGGACACGATGAGTCTTCACATGGCTATCTCGGGCCTGACTGGCTTCCAGCGTACACTGTGGATGGCCAATAAGATGGGCAAGAAGTTGGGCCTCCAGGAGGTCAGCCAGCACATGAAGAAAGTGGGACAGAAAAGAGACGGTCCCAAG ATTGGATTTTGGGACTGGGTGAATATTAGCAGCATCAACAACTTAGCCGATGTCCACGCTCTGTATGTGGGAGGGCCACCGATACAAAAAGAGATAAGAGAGACCTTTGTAAAAGGCTCCATGGTGGATGTAAGGAACAACTTACAG GAGTTAATGCGGTACTGTGCCTCAGATGTTCAGGCCACCCATGAAATTTTCATTGAACAGCTGCCCCTCTTCATGGAGAG ATGTCCCCATCCAGTGACATTTGCCGGAATGCTGGAGATGGGTGTGAGCTACCTTCCTGTCAATCACAACTGGGGGCGATACCTGGAGGATTCCCAGGACATTTACGAGGAGCTTCAGAGAGAGATGAAGAAATCTCTCATGACTCTAGCTGATGATGCATGCCAGCTTCTGGAGGACGAGAA ATTTAAAAATGATCCTTGGCTTTGGGACCTTGAGTGGGATGTGCAGGAATTCAAGCTGAAAAAGCTGCCAGCCAGCAAAAAGAAACAGTCCAAAAAAGAAGTTGAATCCCAAACTGCTGCTCCTGTTGCAGACTGGATGGAAG ATGCAGGTCCACCATCTGAAGAGGACACTGCAGCAGGCCCTTCTCCCAGCAGGCTAGCTGTGGATAAACTGAAGGAAACGATGAATCGACTTCCCAAGAGAAAGCAACACCTGCCTGGACATCCCGGGTCTGATATTCAACA GTGGTATCGTAAGCTGTGTGAAAAGATGTCCACGGACAGCTGGTCACCTGGAGCCAATCTCATTAGTCTCCAGATGAGAGTGACCCCAAAACTGATGGGTCTGACGTGGGATGGGTTTCCGCTGCATTACACAGAGAAGCATGGCTGGGGGTATCTGGTTCCGGGACGCAGGGATAACCTGGACTCCCTGGAGGAAAACATCAGGCCAGCTCTTTGCCCTTATAG AGAGATTGAGCGTGTTTACAGAGAGTATTGTGATCAGAACTGCAAGGAGGGTCCTGAATATTTGGACGGTGCGCCATCAGATGACCTCATGTGGACAGACAGCGCTGTTTGGGCAAAG GTGGAGGAGTATGGATCAATGGAGAGACTGACAGAGGAACATGAAGTCAAAGCAGTGACAAACAGG aagcatcaACTTACCCGTAAGTCCCATCTTGTCCCAGAGGAGCGTCATTGCCACTATCACCAAGGAATTGGCCCCTACAACGATATAGACATACCTGGATGCTGGTTTTTCAAATTACCACATAAG GACGGTAATCAAAATAACGTTGGCAGTCCTTTTTCTAAAGACTTCCTGCCTAAGATGGAGGATGGTACTCTTAGAGCAGGAAGGGGTGGGACCAATGCCACGCGGGCCTTAGAGATCAACAAAATGATGTCCTTCTGGAGGAATGCTCATAAACGCATAAG GCACAAGGAATTTGATGAAGAAGGGCAGTACGGCGCTATATTACCTCAGGTGGTCACTGCTGGAACTGTCACGCGAAGGGCTGTGGAGCCAACATGGCTGACTGCTAGTAATGCACGC CGGGATAGAGTGGGCAGTGAGCTGAAGGCGATGGTGCAAGCGCCACCAGGTTACCACCTGGTTGGAGCCGACGTGGACTCTCAAGAGTTGTGGATTGCAGCTGTGCTCGGAGAGGCCCACTTTGCTGGCATGCATG GTTGTACAGCGTTCGGCTGGATGACGCTTCAAGGAAAGAAGAGCCAGGCCACTGACCTGCACAGCCGTACCGCCGACGCCGTGGGCATCAGCAGGGAGCACGCCAAGGTGTTCAACTACGGCCGCATCTACGGAGCGGGACAGCCCTTCGCAGAAAGGCTGCTGATGCAGTTCAATCATCGCCTTAGTCAGGCAGAGGCTGCCAGCAAGGCCCGACAGATGTATGCTTTGACAAAGGGGTTACGCAG ATATGAACTATCAGATGAAGGTGAGTGGCTGGTCTCTGAGCTAGGAATGGAGGTGGAAAGGGAGGAAGATGGCAGCGTATCCCTCGAGGAGTTGCGGAAGATCAGTAGACTGGCTTCACAAAG CTCCCGGCGGAGAAAGTGGGATTTAGTTGGCAAACGAATGTGGTCTGGAGGGACAGAGTCGGACATGTTCAACAAACTCGAGAGCATTGCGCATTCAGCCCAGCCAGCGACGCCTGTTTTGGGCTGCAGGATAAGCAGAGCTCTTGAGCCCATGGCAGTAAAGGATGAG TTCATCACCAGCAGAGTGAACTGGGTGGTCCAGAGCTCGGCGGTGGATTACCTTCACCTGATGCTGGTGGCGATGAGGTGGCTCTTCGAGGAGCACGACATCGACGGCCGCTTCTGCATCAGCATCCACGACGAGGTGCGCTACCTCGTCCGCAGCGAAGACCGATACCGAGCGGCGCTGGCGTTGCAGATCACCAACCTTCTAACCAG GAGTATGTTTGCACATGCGTTAGGCATGCGGGACCTTCCACAGTCTGTCGCTTTCTTCAGTGCGGTTGACATCGACACGTGTCTGAGAAAAGAGGTCACCATGGACTGCGTGACCCCCTCCAACCCAGCGGGTGTGGAACGAAAATACGGCATTCCTCCTGGTGAGCCTTTTGTTGTGTGCTACAAACTGTCAGCCGTTCTAGTAGAGTGTAGTCATATGGCTAAGTGA